Within the Montipora foliosa isolate CH-2021 chromosome 11, ASM3666993v2, whole genome shotgun sequence genome, the region CACCCCAATCCTGTGGGTTCTTTGAACGTATTGCTTTCAACTTCATGATGTCTCGTTCATGCATACGTTTTTTTAACTCTGAAGTAATCCATGGGGATCTTTTTAAGCGGACCCGCTTTGTTTGTAAAGGAGCATGAGTGTCAACGACATTTAAAAACTTAATTTTCCACTCACGCCACATATCATTTGGGTCTTGAAAATTATCTAAAGCATCCCAGTTTTGAGAAGCAATGTCGCTGCGAAAATAGTCAcgatttaaatttttaaaacttcTGTATTTAATAGTATTGTGTCTTTTGGAAGCGATGCTGACATGACAAACTCCAGAGCAGACTACTTTATCGGGATAGTTAGTATATATCAGATCTATTAGAGTGGATGTTGTGTCAGTGACGCGCGTGGTCTCGTTTATCAGCTGGTGAAGGCCATATAGATCAGTGATGTCCGACAACAAGTGAGAATTAGTGTCAGACATTGAAGCCATGTTGCAATTCATATCCCCCATTAAATAAAATTCGACATTTTCGGAATCAAGACGTCCAATAAGATTTTCTACAGACGAGAATACTTCATTGGGAGAATTGGGAGGCCTGTACCACGTGACAATAAGAAACGGTTTTGAATTTGGTTTCCTGATCTCAAGACACAAATTTTCTAGATTGTTTATATTTAGATTTGTGCGTACAGAATAGTTAATGGCGGTTTTGATATAGAAGCAAACACCCCCGCCATTTCTATTTCTGTCGCGTCGCACTATCTCGTATCCAGGTATATAGATTTCAGAATTTAGTATACCTTGTTCAAGTCTCGTTTCATTGATAGAGATAACATCTAAAGGACAATTGGCAAGCAGAATTCTAAGTTCATCGATATACTTGGTTAAACTAGTTATGTTAAGAGAAGCCATTTTGAAGCCACGTTTAGTATAGGCAAAAAATTGTTGGTAAGATGTGGTGGGGCATCTTTAGTAACTTCATTTATCATGTGAAATGGTTCTCTCGGAAGACAAGGCAAGGGAAGAAAGCCCTGGCAAGGCAAGGGAAGAAAGCCCTGGTACTTCACAGGAATGTCCTGCAACAGAATAGATGGCAGTCAATTCAACTAAAGCCTAACAGTGCATATTGTACATGAAGGCAGTTCAGCCTAAGAGTGCATATTGTACACGAaggcagtgcagcccagtggttagggagcTTGCCTGgggcatgtatgtatgtatgtatgtatgtatgtacatagTGCATGACGTTAACACACTCACCACCCCATTTCTTGAGAAAGGCCTCATGGAACATTTCAGTAACTGATTTGGTCAAATCATTCCTATTGCATGGGAAGTCCTTCAGTTCTAGCCTAAACTTTTGTACCACTTTTAAGACTGCATAGAGAAGAAACCCTTCTTCAAGCCTTCTTCTATCTAATGCCAGACGTCCATTCAACAATTTCTGAAGTTTTTGAGGACAATCCCTGAAAAATCTTAACCATATTAAATTTCAACAATATTGTATAAATAATGCACTGCACTTGCTGTAAGGAAAACCCAAATCCTCTTCCCCCCTTGCCCTCTTCCC harbors:
- the LOC137977302 gene encoding uncharacterized protein, encoding MASLNITSLTKYIDELRILLANCPLDVISINETRLEQGILNSEIYIPGYEIVRRDRNRNGGGVCFYIKTAINYSVRTNLNINNLENLCLEIRKPNSKPFLIVTWYRPPNSPNEVFSSVENLIGRLDSENVEFYLMGDMNCNMASMSDTNSHLLSDITDLYGLHQLINETTRVTDTTSTLIDLIYTNYPDKVVCSGVCHVSIASKRHNTIKYRSFKNLNRDYFRSDIASQNWDALDNFQDPNDMWREWKIKFLNVVDTHAPLQTKRVRLKRSPWITSELKKRMHERDIMKLKAIRSKNPQDWGEFKQLRNKVNSDIRILKESYYKQSFTEDKNDSRRTWQTINELTSRKSNTPSIKELIINGVL